The segment TTATTCTACTTTTATCTCTATAGTCTGAGAATCTTTTTCTTTATATTCTCTGTCTATTTTCTCTTTGATGAGTTGCATTATTCTGTCGATGTTTTCTTCCATTTTTTCCACCTGTTTTCTCATTCGCAGGATAATGTCTACACCTGCTAAGTTTACACCTAATTCTCTGGTGAGGGTGCGGATAAATCTTATGTCTTCAATATCTTTATCTGTGTATAGCCTTATTTTACCTTCACTTCGCCTGGGGGATATGAGTCCTTCCCTTTCATATTCTCTTAAAGTATGAGGATGAATCTTTATAATTTGTGAGACAATACCAATTGTATAATATTTTTTTGTTACCATTTTATCTCTCCTTACAATTCTTCTTCTTCAAAAAATTTTCTTAATATCTGTTCACCTTTTTTGCTTATTTTATCGGGTATTTTTACCTTTACAGTAGCGTATAGATTCCCTGGTATAGTCTTTTCTCTTATCTTAAATATCTGTTCATTCTGCGTTCCTGGTGGAATCTTTATGGTGACAAAACCATTAAGTGTCCTAACTTTTGCTTTTCCGCCTAATATCATTGTCTTTAAGGGGACATCTACAGTGGTGTATAGATTTTTTCCGTCGTATGTAAAATAGGGATGAGGTTTTATGCGAACTGTTATATGTAGATCCCCTCTTCCTCCTTGACCTCTTCCACCTTTTTCTTTTATTCTTAGTTTTGTTCCGTTTTTAACGCCCGGGGGTATTTTCACATTTACTCTTTCGCCGTCTATATTTAAAGTGATAATTTTCCCTTTTACTGCATCCTCAAGGTCTAAATCCATTGTGTAGCTTATGTCTCTTCCTTTTGTATATTCTCTAAATCCATGTTGACCGAAGATATTTTCAAAAACATTTTCAAAATCGATATTGCCTCCTCCAAAGTGATAGGTATATGTTTTGCTTCCTCCAGTTCCCCTATTAAAGTCAAATCCTTCACCGAACTTGAATCCGCCTGTTTCATCGTATTCTGCTTTTTTCTTTTTATCAGAGAGAATGGAGTATGCTTCGTTGATCTCTTTGAATTTCGCTTCCGCCTTTTCATCTCCGGGGTTCAGATCGGGATGATATTTTCGTGCCAATCTCCGATATGCTTTTTTTATCTCCTCGTCTGTTGCACTTTTGGATACGCCTAATGTTTCATAAGGGTTTCTCATGGTTTAATATATAATACTTAAGTCTAAGTATGTCAACTTTAAGATTTTTAGTGTGAAACTTGACAACAATGGACTTAAGATTATATTATTGGTTGAAGATTTTTTTTGGAGGTGGATAATGGCATTGAAAGTTTGGGAACCTTTTGAGGAGCTTTCCACATTGCAGGACAGGATTAATCGCTTATTTGAAGGATTAATGCCCGATTTTGTGAAAACTGGTGCGCCTGCTACATCTAAGTGGTCGCCAGCGGTGGATATTTATGAGGATAAGGATAACATTTATTTAGATGTGGAAGTTCCAGGGATGAAGAAAGAGGATGTGAAAGTAAAGGTAGAAGACAAAACATTAACCGTTAGCGGGGAGAGAAAATTAGAGAGGGAAGAAAAGAAAGAAGGTTATTATCGAGTAGAACGTAGTTATGGTTCTTTTTCCCGTTCATTTTATCTTCCTGACAATGTAGACCCCACAAAGATAAAAGCAAAGTATGAAGGTGGCGTTTTAAAGCTTAGTATCCCCAAGAAAGAAGAAGCAAAGCCCAAGGAAATTCCAGTAAATGTAGAGTAAGGGGTGTAACGCCCCTTACTCTACAGAGAAAAATAAGAAATGAACTTAGAAAAATTTACCATTA is part of the Deltaproteobacteria bacterium genome and harbors:
- a CDS encoding J domain-containing protein, translated to MRNPYETLGVSKSATDEEIKKAYRRLARKYHPDLNPGDEKAEAKFKEINEAYSILSDKKKKAEYDETGGFKFGEGFDFNRGTGGSKTYTYHFGGGNIDFENVFENIFGQHGFREYTKGRDISYTMDLDLEDAVKGKIITLNIDGERVNVKIPPGVKNGTKLRIKEKGGRGQGGRGDLHITVRIKPHPYFTYDGKNLYTTVDVPLKTMILGGKAKVRTLNGFVTIKIPPGTQNEQIFKIREKTIPGNLYATVKVKIPDKISKKGEQILRKFFEEEEL
- a CDS encoding Hsp20/alpha crystallin family protein; the protein is MALKVWEPFEELSTLQDRINRLFEGLMPDFVKTGAPATSKWSPAVDIYEDKDNIYLDVEVPGMKKEDVKVKVEDKTLTVSGERKLEREEKKEGYYRVERSYGSFSRSFYLPDNVDPTKIKAKYEGGVLKLSIPKKEEAKPKEIPVNVE
- a CDS encoding MerR family transcriptional regulator; protein product: MVTKKYYTIGIVSQIIKIHPHTLREYEREGLISPRRSEGKIRLYTDKDIEDIRFIRTLTRELGVNLAGVDIILRMRKQVEKMEENIDRIMQLIKEKIDREYKEKDSQTIEIKVE